In Arachis hypogaea cultivar Tifrunner chromosome 17, arahy.Tifrunner.gnm2.J5K5, whole genome shotgun sequence, a single window of DNA contains:
- the LOC112762480 gene encoding uncharacterized protein yields the protein MSKPKPLKPTVTKHVSHHHQKPQKTEKQPSWAVVRGLLSCKNVQLEKPRPQQQNQESSNKEAVKKKQQAQRKLLQEEENNNSKKCKKMKCSGSLCNNTKITATRPETGTPDIHKRRMMTSITNNDGSSSRSMKAPLNELTNNNGVVSASSSSLSASSTSSAGGSSFRGMPFRRLSGCYECRMVVDPVLGFTRDPSLRTTICSCPDCGEIMKAESLEHHQAVKHAVSELGPEDTSKNIVEIIFHSSWLKKQTPVCKIDRILKVHNTQRTIGKFEEYRDSIKAKATKLTKKHARCIADGNELLRFHSTTFSCSLGLNGSSNLCNSIPLCNVCSIIKHGFKVTTGEAASGILTTATSGRAHDMAGLSPADEGSEKRAMLVCRVIAGRVKKNNAEGGNSNSSSSTMDEYDSVAGEVGAYSNLDELYVSNPRAILPCFVVIYRGF from the exons ATGAGCAAACCAAAACCTCTTAAACCAACAGTAACTAAGCATGTAAGCCACCACCACCAGAAGCCtcagaaaacagaaaaacaacCCTCTTGGGCAGTGGTAAGAGGCTTATTGTCTTGTAAAAATGTGCAGCTGGAAAAACCACGGCCACAGCAACAGAATCAGGAAAGTAGTAATAAAGAAGCAGTGAAGAAGAAACAGCAGGCACAAAGAAAGcttcttcaagaggaagagaaCAACAACAGCAAGAAGTGCAAGAAGATGAAGTGTTCAGGCTCTCTATGCAACAACACCAAGATCACGGCGACGAGGCCGGAGACCGGAACACCGGATATTCACAAGAGAAGGATGATGACATCAATTACCAACAATGATGGTTCTTCAAGCAGATCCATGAAGGCACCTCTGAATGAACTCACCAACAACAATGGTGTTGTTTCTGCATCTTCTTCTTCACTCTCAGCATCTTCTACCTCCTCTGCCGGTGGTTCTTCCTTCAGGGGAATGCCATTCAGAAGACTCTCTGGTTGCTATGAGTGTAGAATGGTGGTAGATCCTGTTCTTGGTTTCACCAGAGACCCTTCTCTTAGAACCACCATTTGTTCATGCCCTGATTGTGgtgaaatcatgaaagctgagagcttagagcatcatcaagctgtTAAACATGCAG TTTCTGAGCTTGGACCTGAGGATACAAGCAAGAACATAGTTGAGATCATATTCCATTCAAGCTGGCTAAAGAAGCAGACACCAGTGTGCAAGATCGATCGAATTCTCAAGGTTCATAACACTCAAAGGACTATAGGAAAATTTGAAGAGTACAGAGACTCCATTAAAGCAAAGGCTACAAAGCTCACAAAGAAACATGCTCGTTGCATAGCAGATGGAAATGAGTTACTCAGATTCCATTCCACAACCTTCTCATGCTCACTCGGCCTAAACGGTTCATCCAACCTCTGCAATTCAATACCTCTTTGCAATGTTTGCAGCATAATCAAGCATGGTTTCAAGGTCACAACCGGAGAAGCTGCCAGCGGCATTCTAACCACGGCCACAAGTGGAAGGGCTCATGACATGGCCGGATTGTCGCCGGCTGACGAAGGAAGCGAAAAGAGGGCAATGCTGGTTTGCAGGGTGATAGCAGGGAGAGTTAAGAAGAACAATGCAGAAGGTGGTAATAGTAATAGCAGCAGCAGCACCATGGATGAGTATGATTCAGTTGCAGGAGAAGTTGGAGCTTATTCCAACTTGGATGAGTTGTATGTGTCTAATCCAAGAGCTATATTGCCATGCTTTGTTGTAATCTATAGAGGGTTTTGA